The Mesobacillus jeotgali genome window below encodes:
- the holA gene encoding DNA polymerase III subunit delta has product MVLDIWKKISKKQVDPVYLMFGTETFLINETKQLLVDNVLDEEEKDFNFSVYDLEETPIEAALEDAETFPFMGEKRLVILQNPVFLTSEKSKGKVEHNLAKLEEYLSQPAPYSIVVFAAPYEKLDERKKVTKELKRKATVIEAKKLSEQETKAWVKERAAANGAEIDNDAIELLLTLAGTNLFMLTSEIDKLALYAGENQPISREIVDRLTSRSLEQNIFSLVDKVVHRNVESALRIYYDLLKQNEEPIKILAVITGQFRLIYQVKELARKGYGQQQIAGVLKIHPFRVKLAAGQAGAFSDEELTRIMKLLADADYQMKTGGMKKEMLIEMILFQINGRK; this is encoded by the coding sequence GTGGTATTGGACATTTGGAAAAAAATCAGCAAAAAACAGGTGGACCCTGTCTATTTAATGTTTGGAACAGAAACCTTCCTGATCAACGAAACAAAACAGCTTCTCGTGGACAATGTATTGGACGAAGAAGAAAAAGATTTCAATTTCTCGGTTTACGACTTAGAAGAAACACCAATAGAGGCGGCGCTGGAGGATGCAGAAACTTTTCCTTTCATGGGAGAAAAGCGCTTGGTCATCCTGCAGAATCCAGTATTTTTGACATCAGAAAAGTCAAAAGGAAAGGTTGAACATAATCTGGCGAAACTGGAAGAATATCTTTCCCAGCCAGCACCCTATTCTATTGTTGTTTTTGCTGCTCCATATGAGAAATTGGACGAGCGAAAAAAAGTGACAAAGGAATTGAAGCGGAAAGCTACTGTGATTGAAGCAAAGAAGCTGAGTGAACAGGAAACAAAAGCCTGGGTTAAGGAACGCGCTGCAGCAAACGGAGCTGAGATTGATAACGATGCAATTGAGCTTCTATTGACCCTCGCAGGGACGAACTTGTTCATGCTGACTTCTGAAATTGATAAATTGGCGCTTTATGCAGGTGAGAACCAGCCAATCAGCAGGGAGATAGTCGACCGCCTGACTTCAAGATCATTGGAGCAGAACATATTTTCACTCGTTGACAAGGTTGTTCACCGAAATGTTGAGTCTGCTTTAAGGATTTATTATGATCTGCTGAAACAAAATGAGGAACCGATTAAGATTCTTGCCGTGATTACAGGGCAATTCAGGTTGATTTATCAGGTGAAGGAGCTGGCACGCAAGGGTTATGGCCAGCAGCAGATTGCCGGGGTTCTGAAAATCCATCCGTTCAGGGTGAAATTGGCAGCAGGGCAGGCTGGGGCATTTTCAGATGAGGAATTGACCAGGATCATGAAGCTTCTTGCCGACGCAGATTATCAGATGAAAACCGGCGGCATGAAAAAAGAAATGCTGATTGAAATGATTTTATTTCAGATCAATGGCAGGAAATGA
- the rsfS gene encoding ribosome silencing factor: MSDRALLMTAVKAADDKRAEDIMVLNMKGISLIADYFIICHGNSDKQVQAIAREIREKAEEQGYSIKRMEGFDEARWVLIDIGDVVVHVFHKEERSYYNLERLWGDAPIENVQSELN, from the coding sequence ATGAGTGATCGCGCATTATTAATGACAGCGGTAAAAGCAGCGGACGATAAAAGAGCAGAAGATATTATGGTACTGAACATGAAAGGCATCTCATTGATAGCAGATTATTTTATCATTTGCCACGGTAATTCAGATAAACAGGTTCAGGCGATTGCCCGTGAAATCAGGGAAAAAGCAGAAGAACAAGGATATAGCATTAAGAGGATGGAAGGCTTTGATGAAGCAAGATGGGTGCTGATCGATATCGGTGATGTGGTTGTCCATGTCTTCCATAAAGAAGAGCGAAGCTACTACAACCTGGAGCGCCTATGGGGAGATGCTCCAATCGAAAACGTGCAGAGTGAGTTAAATTAA
- a CDS encoding helix-hairpin-helix domain-containing protein, with product MDWIKENKIYIIAGLSALLFFLYSSFDKGAEMTEVNEGASPMVDIEKMETEDFDKANVAEEAITMMADIKGAVVNPGVYQIEEGGRVIDLIELAGGLKPDADTAAINFAMHVHDEMAVYVPRIGEDVNVVLPAQSGEGAGKGTVNLNSAQSSELQTLPGIGPAKAEAIIEHRETIGPFKSIDDLKEISGIGDKTFEKLKDLISVK from the coding sequence GTGGACTGGATCAAGGAAAACAAAATCTATATTATTGCCGGATTGAGCGCTTTATTATTTTTTCTTTATTCATCCTTTGATAAAGGAGCAGAAATGACTGAAGTGAATGAAGGAGCATCGCCTATGGTTGATATTGAGAAGATGGAGACAGAAGACTTTGACAAAGCCAATGTCGCAGAAGAAGCAATAACCATGATGGCTGATATCAAAGGAGCTGTCGTCAACCCGGGCGTTTACCAAATTGAAGAAGGGGGAAGGGTTATTGATTTAATTGAACTCGCAGGAGGTCTTAAACCGGATGCTGATACAGCTGCGATCAATTTTGCTATGCATGTACATGATGAAATGGCGGTATACGTACCGAGGATTGGCGAGGATGTGAATGTTGTTTTGCCAGCACAGTCGGGTGAGGGTGCAGGAAAAGGCACAGTGAACCTGAACTCTGCGCAATCCAGCGAGCTGCAGACATTGCCGGGGATAGGTCCTGCTAAAGCAGAAGCTATTATTGAGCACCGCGAAACAATCGGTCCATTCAAATCCATTGATGATTTAAAAGAAATCAGCGGGATTGGCGATAAAACTTTTGAAAAATTGAAGGATCTGATTTCGGTAAAATAG
- a CDS encoding cytidine/deoxycytidylate deaminase family protein, producing MERKSWDQYFLDIAEEVGTRSTCPRLHVGCVIVKDKHIVSTGYNGSIHGHDHCEDVGCLINEQGRCIRTLHAEENAVIHADRGLLKGATAFVTHEPCEKCSKTLAQAGIARIVYRSAYPNKYNELFLRDVEVVHLSK from the coding sequence ATGGAAAGAAAGAGTTGGGATCAGTACTTCCTTGATATTGCTGAAGAAGTTGGCACACGCTCTACCTGTCCAAGACTGCATGTAGGATGTGTCATTGTAAAGGACAAGCATATTGTATCAACTGGCTACAATGGATCCATACACGGACATGACCATTGTGAGGATGTCGGATGCCTGATCAACGAGCAAGGCCGATGCATCAGGACCTTGCATGCAGAAGAAAATGCAGTCATCCATGCCGACAGAGGTCTTCTAAAAGGAGCAACAGCCTTTGTTACCCACGAGCCTTGTGAAAAGTGCTCTAAGACACTCGCACAGGCAGGCATTGCAAGAATCGTATACCGCAGCGCCTATCCAAACAAGTATAATGAGCTTTTCTTAAGGGACGTTGAGGTTGTGCACTTATCTAAATAA
- the spoIIP gene encoding stage II sporulation protein P: protein MRLNKRSGIIVAVQGTQVVKAALAFVFFLIGIFSISGAMTSLRPEYRITSDSVNQAANNLNGQLLFSLMGWENHQFLQALPKDYKTPKLSNVMFKLSTNINLDDPRSLLGRELPGFSLFDGKILVAGEGTNYTNMPMESAPPVDVLKAEQEAALQNTEDLTSGSQENTAAPPLSTGDRKAVYIYFTHTRESYLPYLKGVTDPNKAYHSQVNVTKIGDQLKSSLEQRGIGTTVDKTDVMANLSKKGLGFGKAYQESRPVVQAAMAGDRNLQYFIDIHRDGYRKDKTTIQINGKPYAKLAFVIGGENANYEKNLALARELHNLLDKKYGKGLSRGIIEKKGASTNGKFNQDLSGNALLIEFGGVDNTFEELNRSADALADVFSEFYWQAEKVDAQSQESADKQ, encoded by the coding sequence ATGAGACTTAATAAACGATCTGGAATAATTGTAGCAGTCCAAGGGACTCAAGTTGTAAAAGCAGCCTTAGCATTTGTGTTCTTTCTCATTGGAATTTTTTCAATAAGCGGAGCGATGACTTCACTAAGGCCTGAATATCGGATCACTTCCGATTCTGTTAACCAGGCCGCGAATAACCTGAATGGCCAGCTGCTGTTCAGTCTGATGGGTTGGGAAAACCATCAGTTCCTGCAGGCACTGCCAAAGGACTATAAGACACCGAAGCTGTCGAATGTTATGTTCAAGCTTTCTACTAATATCAATTTGGACGACCCTCGCAGCTTGCTTGGAAGGGAGCTTCCGGGATTCTCCCTTTTTGATGGAAAAATATTAGTAGCAGGTGAGGGGACGAATTATACGAATATGCCGATGGAATCGGCTCCTCCTGTGGATGTGTTGAAGGCAGAGCAGGAAGCAGCATTGCAAAATACCGAAGACCTCACATCAGGGTCCCAGGAAAATACGGCAGCACCGCCTTTATCCACCGGAGACCGTAAAGCTGTCTATATTTACTTTACCCATACTAGAGAGTCGTACCTGCCATATTTAAAAGGAGTGACAGATCCGAATAAGGCATATCACTCACAGGTTAATGTCACGAAAATAGGCGACCAGCTGAAGTCAAGCCTGGAGCAGCGGGGAATCGGCACAACCGTTGATAAAACCGATGTAATGGCAAATCTCAGCAAGAAAGGGCTTGGGTTTGGAAAAGCCTATCAGGAATCACGGCCAGTTGTGCAAGCTGCGATGGCTGGAGACCGGAACCTTCAATACTTTATCGATATCCATCGGGACGGATACCGCAAAGATAAAACGACGATTCAAATCAATGGCAAACCATACGCAAAACTGGCATTCGTCATCGGCGGGGAAAATGCCAATTATGAAAAGAATCTTGCGCTCGCACGCGAACTGCATAATCTCCTTGATAAAAAATACGGCAAGGGCTTAAGCAGAGGAATCATCGAGAAAAAGGGAGCCTCCACAAATGGGAAGTTCAATCAGGACCTGTCCGGAAATGCGCTCTTAATAGAGTTTGGCGGCGTTGACAACACCTTCGAAGAGTTGAACAGATCTGCGGATGCACTTGCGGATGTGTTCAGTGAATTCTACTGGCAGGCGGAAAAAGTAGATGCACAATCGCAGGAATCAGCTGACAAACAATAA
- the comER gene encoding late competence protein ComER, with translation MKIGIIGTGNMGRILAEALIDGNAVSPSSMMITNRTLSKAIEIQKIYPGLSVGKNAAEVAENADAIFVCVKPHHVLGVLETINPVLTSDKCVISITSPISVEQIESKVDCSVMRIIPSITNRALAGVSLFSFGSRCTTVWREALFTLFKKVSVPLEIEEKITRVASDIVSCGPAFFSHLVQSFINGAVKETEIDQETATKLSSEMLIGLGELLKQNHYTLQTLQEKVCVKGGITGEGITVLESETGDMFEKIFQATHKKFAEELKKTKEQFGP, from the coding sequence ATGAAAATAGGGATTATAGGCACAGGGAATATGGGGAGAATTCTCGCCGAAGCTCTCATTGATGGGAATGCCGTTTCCCCTTCTTCAATGATGATCACAAATAGGACATTATCAAAAGCTATAGAGATTCAAAAAATATATCCAGGCTTATCAGTTGGAAAGAATGCAGCAGAAGTTGCTGAAAATGCTGACGCCATTTTCGTCTGTGTGAAGCCTCATCATGTTTTGGGAGTACTCGAGACCATTAATCCTGTGCTCACAAGTGATAAATGTGTGATTTCGATAACGAGTCCAATCAGTGTGGAGCAGATAGAAAGCAAAGTGGATTGTTCTGTCATGAGAATAATACCAAGCATAACGAACAGGGCGCTTGCCGGTGTTTCACTATTCTCATTTGGAAGCCGGTGCACTACAGTATGGAGGGAAGCACTGTTTACCCTCTTCAAGAAGGTCTCCGTACCTTTGGAAATCGAGGAGAAGATCACTAGAGTGGCATCTGATATTGTCAGCTGCGGTCCAGCTTTCTTCAGTCATCTTGTCCAGAGTTTTATTAATGGCGCTGTCAAGGAAACGGAAATTGACCAGGAAACTGCCACCAAGCTTTCAAGTGAGATGCTCATTGGCTTAGGAGAACTTCTGAAGCAAAATCATTATACTCTACAAACATTACAGGAAAAGGTTTGCGTGAAAGGCGGCATAACAGGAGAAGGAATCACGGTGCTCGAAAGTGAAACGGGAGATATGTTTGAAAAGATTTTTCAGGCTACACATAAGAAATTTGCAGAAGAACTGAAAAAAACAAAGGAACAATTCGGTCCTTAA
- the rpsT gene encoding 30S ribosomal protein S20: protein MPNIKSAIKRVKTSEESRAHNITVKSTMRTAVKKAESAIVNNDTEAKASYAQAASKLDKAAAKGLIHKNAAARKKARLMKKLNANG, encoded by the coding sequence ATGCCAAACATTAAATCTGCAATTAAACGAGTAAAAACAAGTGAAGAGAGCAGAGCTCACAACATCACTGTTAAATCTACTATGCGTACAGCAGTTAAAAAAGCTGAATCAGCTATCGTGAACAACGACACTGAGGCTAAAGCTTCTTACGCTCAAGCAGCAAGCAAGCTTGATAAAGCAGCAGCTAAAGGTCTTATCCACAAAAATGCAGCTGCCCGCAAAAAAGCCCGTCTTATGAAAAAATTGAATGCTAACGGCTAA
- a CDS encoding YqzM family protein has translation MNQFEENVQSNRNDAVDSGVGFIVSFGFFATMFIIATVVQLIGS, from the coding sequence GTGAATCAATTCGAAGAAAATGTCCAAAGCAATCGTAATGACGCTGTTGACTCAGGTGTTGGATTCATCGTTTCTTTTGGATTCTTTGCAACAATGTTCATTATTGCGACAGTCGTGCAGTTAATCGGGAGTTAA
- a CDS encoding class I SAM-dependent methyltransferase — MSYERFAYLYDELMQDVPYDEWVSIVEAYKGKYQVNGMKLLDLACGTGELSVKFAQKGFEVTGADLSSDMLSVAQAKAQAKSLRIQFFQQDMTELDDLGEFDLIGIFCDSLNYLENEQAVQQTFKGVHRLLKKGGLFLFDVHSVYKMEQIFADATFTWDDEEITYIWNSFKGEGTHSVEHELTFFVLDESTGKYDRVDELHYQRTYPEDTYVKWLEQEGFGNIEVTGDYTMKTPEPTAERLFFAMVKK; from the coding sequence ATGTCTTACGAACGTTTCGCTTATTTGTATGACGAACTCATGCAGGATGTTCCCTATGATGAATGGGTTTCGATTGTAGAGGCATACAAAGGAAAATATCAAGTGAACGGAATGAAGCTCCTCGACCTCGCATGCGGAACCGGGGAGCTGTCTGTTAAATTTGCGCAAAAAGGCTTTGAAGTGACCGGCGCGGACTTATCAAGTGATATGCTTTCCGTTGCCCAGGCAAAAGCTCAGGCAAAATCATTGCGCATACAATTTTTTCAACAGGACATGACCGAGCTTGATGATTTAGGTGAATTCGATCTCATTGGCATCTTTTGTGACTCACTGAACTATCTGGAGAATGAACAGGCAGTCCAGCAGACCTTTAAAGGTGTCCACCGCCTTTTGAAAAAAGGGGGCTTATTCCTGTTTGATGTCCATTCAGTCTATAAAATGGAGCAAATCTTTGCTGATGCGACCTTTACCTGGGATGATGAAGAAATCACGTATATTTGGAATAGCTTCAAGGGAGAAGGAACCCACAGCGTGGAACACGAGCTCACCTTCTTCGTCCTTGATGAATCAACCGGAAAATATGACCGAGTCGATGAATTGCATTACCAGCGTACATATCCCGAGGATACTTATGTAAAATGGTTAGAGCAGGAAGGCTTTGGAAATATTGAGGTTACAGGGGACTATACGATGAAAACTCCCGAGCCAACAGCAGAGCGGTTGTTTTTTGCTATGGTAAAAAAGTGA
- the gpr gene encoding GPR endopeptidase: protein MKEPVDLSMYSIRTDLAVEAREMVLADQGATVHTQENLSHIEGVIIKEKEENDIKISLVEVTAEGEKNLGKKQGQYLTIEVVGIRQQDTELQGKVEKVFANEFAHFIKQAGIKEDASCLVVGLGNWNVTPDALGPLVCENLLVTKHLFDLQPESVEEGYRSVSALSPGVMGLTGIETSDIIFGVVEKTKPDFVIAIDALASRSIERVNSTIQISDTGIHPGSGVGNKRKEISKETLGIPVIAIGVPTVVDAVSITSDTIDFILKHFGKEMREGDKPSRSLVPAGMSFGKRKKLTEEDLPEEEHRKTFLGMIGTLEDEEKRKLIYEVLSPLGHNLMVTPKEVDVFIDDMANLIASGLNSALHSNVDQDNTGMYTH from the coding sequence ATGAAGGAACCAGTAGACTTGAGCATGTATTCAATCAGGACTGACCTGGCTGTGGAAGCAAGGGAGATGGTGCTGGCAGATCAGGGAGCAACCGTCCACACCCAGGAAAATCTCTCCCATATTGAAGGCGTCATTATAAAAGAAAAAGAAGAAAATGATATAAAAATATCCCTGGTAGAGGTGACTGCAGAGGGTGAAAAGAACCTTGGAAAAAAGCAGGGGCAATATTTGACGATCGAAGTGGTCGGCATTCGCCAGCAGGACACAGAGCTGCAAGGGAAAGTAGAAAAAGTTTTCGCGAACGAATTTGCCCATTTCATCAAACAGGCCGGAATCAAGGAGGATGCATCCTGCCTTGTTGTTGGTCTTGGGAACTGGAATGTGACTCCCGATGCTTTAGGGCCGCTCGTGTGTGAGAACTTACTGGTTACTAAGCATCTGTTCGATCTCCAGCCTGAGAGCGTCGAAGAAGGCTATCGTTCTGTTAGCGCCCTATCTCCGGGAGTCATGGGTCTGACTGGGATAGAGACTTCTGATATTATTTTTGGCGTCGTGGAGAAAACGAAGCCTGATTTCGTCATTGCAATCGATGCTCTTGCTTCCCGATCCATCGAAAGAGTAAATTCTACGATTCAGATTTCTGACACAGGAATCCATCCTGGATCAGGCGTAGGTAATAAAAGGAAGGAAATAAGCAAAGAAACATTAGGCATTCCAGTGATTGCGATTGGAGTTCCTACCGTGGTCGATGCGGTTTCAATTACAAGTGATACGATAGATTTCATTTTAAAACATTTTGGCAAGGAAATGAGAGAAGGAGATAAACCTTCGAGATCTCTTGTGCCGGCCGGGATGAGTTTTGGCAAAAGAAAGAAGCTTACTGAAGAAGACCTCCCGGAAGAAGAACATCGCAAAACCTTCCTTGGAATGATCGGAACACTCGAAGACGAAGAGAAGCGAAAACTGATTTATGAGGTACTATCCCCTTTAGGCCATAACCTGATGGTGACTCCTAAAGAAGTCGACGTGTTCATAGATGATATGGCCAATCTGATTGCCAGCGGTCTCAATTCAGCGCTCCACTCGAACGTCGACCAGGACAATACAGGCATGTACACGCATTAG
- a CDS encoding YqxA family protein, whose translation MKMFMLKSFMLASLMFLSVLFGMQQANEGIHKMKGYEDPEFKSAFSVNEKENGSFETAILGNEISSHDLEQKRKKLEEMKAFNLFSSLGKKLADGISSVVEKTVDLIAGK comes from the coding sequence ATGAAAATGTTTATGCTCAAAAGCTTTATGCTTGCTTCTTTAATGTTCTTATCCGTCTTGTTCGGTATGCAACAGGCAAACGAAGGCATCCATAAAATGAAAGGCTACGAAGACCCTGAATTCAAAAGCGCATTCAGCGTTAACGAAAAGGAAAACGGAAGCTTCGAAACCGCCATCTTAGGAAACGAAATATCCAGCCATGACCTCGAACAAAAACGGAAAAAACTTGAAGAAATGAAAGCATTCAATCTCTTCTCATCACTAGGAAAAAAGCTGGCAGACGGAATATCCTCCGTTGTCGAGAAAACAGTAGATTTGATTGCAGGGAAGTGA
- a CDS encoding DNA internalization-related competence protein ComEC/Rec2, which yields MKPIKFGSFKGQLFYLAAASLMGLLTITGNQFVYSSIFLLVILLLIKLKNLPGANLLLMISCYLLFMAAGYIDSVQFETEFTGREKSFLLLFDDEIQLEGDLLFAYAKAMPTNEKLAVRYRIKSVTEQQSLQELLIPGMSCQASGSLNSPSPARNPNAFDYKNYLQHNKISWALDADTLSLKTCSEQTSILTPLKAFRHKEIARIKNTLPEETSALAAALIFGERNLFDPETERSYQKIGIVHLLAISGLHVGLLTGMLYFIFIRVGVTKEKTDILLMAFLPVYAIMTGLAPPVVRAAAMLMMLIGSRRLALRMTPLDAVCAAFMIMMLVQPAIIYDTGFQLSFAVSFSLVISAPVILKSFPTFLKQTAAASFIAQLSSLPVILSTFYEISLISIFANLLFVPLFSFILLPILLISYMVLSFLGVLPAFYLHLLEKLIHGVNLLAMKLSELPMSTLIIGELEPFLLFSLIALIPVFFYKWEGFVIKESKPPSWLFALPLIPLFLQMILPYLNPYGQVVFLDVGQGDSIFIQMPYNQGNYLIDTGGVTPFVKETWQQRGNPYDPGKKILVPYLKSEGIRTVDKLILTHGDADHIGGASALLEEIRVKQLIIPRVSERSALEQDVINKASVKGTEIYLGGMGTGWKTGQGEFLILNPSESIGERNDQSIVLLAAIGGNEWLFTGDLGIEGEKLLTEKIKEIDIDVLKVGHHGSKYSSSDLFLEETTPDTAIISVGEKNRYGHPGKEVITRLEEHGTRIFRTDENGAIIYKFKGDSGTFTTQLP from the coding sequence ATGAAGCCAATTAAATTTGGGTCATTCAAGGGGCAGCTGTTTTACCTTGCAGCTGCCTCCTTAATGGGTCTGTTGACAATCACCGGAAATCAGTTCGTATACAGTTCAATATTCCTGCTTGTCATCCTTCTTTTAATAAAGCTGAAGAACCTTCCTGGTGCCAATCTGCTGTTAATGATAAGCTGCTATCTCTTATTTATGGCTGCAGGATACATTGATTCTGTTCAATTTGAAACAGAATTTACCGGCAGAGAAAAAAGCTTTCTTCTCCTTTTTGATGACGAAATCCAATTGGAAGGGGACCTGCTCTTTGCATATGCTAAAGCAATGCCCACCAATGAAAAGCTTGCTGTAAGATACAGAATCAAGTCAGTGACAGAACAACAGTCACTTCAAGAACTCCTCATTCCCGGAATGTCTTGTCAAGCTTCAGGGAGCCTCAATAGTCCATCACCTGCCAGAAACCCTAATGCGTTTGATTACAAAAATTATCTTCAGCATAATAAGATATCCTGGGCTTTGGATGCCGATACACTTTCTTTGAAAACCTGCTCTGAACAAACAAGCATATTAACACCCTTAAAAGCATTCAGGCACAAAGAAATTGCCAGGATTAAAAATACCTTGCCTGAGGAGACGTCTGCCCTTGCAGCAGCGCTCATCTTTGGTGAAAGAAATCTCTTTGACCCCGAAACAGAGCGCTCATATCAGAAAATCGGAATCGTTCATTTGCTTGCGATTTCCGGCCTTCATGTCGGCTTGCTCACCGGAATGTTGTATTTTATTTTTATCAGGGTGGGGGTGACAAAGGAGAAAACGGATATCTTGTTAATGGCTTTCCTGCCAGTTTACGCTATAATGACTGGGCTTGCTCCTCCGGTAGTCAGGGCGGCTGCGATGCTGATGATGCTGATCGGCTCACGGCGTTTGGCGCTTCGAATGACGCCGCTCGATGCAGTATGTGCTGCTTTCATGATCATGATGCTCGTCCAGCCCGCTATAATATACGATACTGGATTTCAACTCTCTTTTGCAGTCAGCTTCTCCCTGGTCATTTCCGCACCTGTCATTCTGAAATCCTTTCCCACCTTCTTGAAACAAACAGCTGCGGCCTCATTTATAGCCCAGCTCTCAAGTCTTCCAGTCATCCTTTCAACCTTTTACGAAATTTCCCTGATCTCGATTTTCGCCAATCTCCTGTTCGTGCCGCTGTTTTCATTCATTCTATTGCCAATCTTGCTGATTTCCTATATGGTTTTATCTTTCTTAGGAGTGTTGCCTGCATTCTATTTACATTTACTGGAGAAGCTGATACATGGTGTCAACCTTCTGGCCATGAAACTATCTGAACTACCCATGTCGACACTCATCATAGGGGAGCTGGAACCATTTTTGCTGTTTTCGCTAATCGCTCTCATACCCGTATTTTTTTACAAGTGGGAAGGATTTGTTATTAAAGAATCAAAGCCGCCATCATGGCTATTTGCTCTGCCATTAATCCCGCTGTTTTTACAAATGATCTTGCCCTATTTAAATCCATATGGGCAGGTTGTATTTCTCGATGTCGGTCAGGGTGACAGCATCTTCATTCAGATGCCGTATAATCAGGGGAATTATCTTATAGATACAGGTGGTGTCACTCCTTTTGTAAAAGAAACCTGGCAGCAGAGAGGTAATCCTTATGATCCAGGCAAAAAAATTCTCGTTCCATATTTGAAAAGTGAAGGGATCAGGACTGTGGACAAATTGATTTTGACCCACGGAGATGCAGACCATATAGGTGGAGCAAGTGCTTTATTGGAGGAAATACGTGTTAAGCAGCTGATCATCCCGCGTGTGTCTGAACGATCAGCGTTAGAGCAAGATGTCATTAACAAAGCAAGCGTGAAGGGAACTGAAATTTATTTAGGCGGAATGGGGACGGGATGGAAAACTGGCCAAGGTGAATTTCTCATTCTTAACCCAAGTGAAAGCATTGGGGAGCGAAACGACCAGTCCATTGTTCTGCTCGCAGCTATCGGCGGGAATGAATGGCTTTTTACAGGGGATTTAGGGATTGAAGGAGAAAAGTTATTAACTGAGAAAATAAAGGAAATCGATATTGATGTTTTAAAGGTTGGCCATCATGGCAGTAAATATTCCAGTTCAGATCTATTTCTGGAGGAGACAACCCCTGATACTGCAATCATTTCTGTCGGGGAGAAAAATCGGTATGGTCACCCAGGGAAGGAAGTCATTACAAGGCTGGAAGAACACGGCACCCGGATCTTCAGGACTGATGAAAATGGGGCAATCATTTATAAGTTCAAAGGAGATTCAGGAACCTTTACGACTCAACTTCCATAG